One genomic region from Quercus robur chromosome 4, dhQueRobu3.1, whole genome shotgun sequence encodes:
- the LOC126724297 gene encoding putative RING-type E3 ubiquitin transferase C3H69 isoform X2: MIGIFMIFDFSCSCRVLCKFFARGACLKGEHCEFSHDWKDPPHNICTYYQKGLCAYDSRCRYEHVKASRGHSSASSSSTNARQMHVKVPESVGPLIASTLILGMETAHLGVVAFISIRSSQAHTLGDITGPLHEDLVLWMTCLICSTP, translated from the exons ATGATTGGAATTTTTAtgatctttgatttttcttGCTCCTGCAGGGTTCTCTGCAAGTTCTTTGCTCGTGGGGCGTGTCTGAAAGGGGAGCATTGTGAGTTTTCACATGATTGGAAGGATCCTCCACATAAc ATTTGCACCTATTATCAGAAGGGACTTTGTGCATATGATAGTCGTTGCAGATACGAACATGTTAAAGCTTCTCGAGGCCATTCTTCTGCTTCATCTTCATCAACAAATGCACGCCAAATGCATGTCAAAGTTCCTGAAAGTGTTG GTCCATTGATTGCAAGCACTTTGATTTTGGGAATGGAAACTGCCCATTTGGGAGTAGTTGCTTTTATAAG CATAAGGTCAAGCCAGGCTCATACACTTGGAGACATCACAGGCCCCCTCCACGAAGATCTGGTTTTGTGGATGACCTGTTTGATATGTTCAACTCCATAG
- the LOC126722734 gene encoding lysine-specific demethylase JMJ29-like: protein MEHSAISDLNLLVNILTHTAEVVSKSDKQRSAIATLKERHRAQDWKERLDREELSCPTEKLVHSNGEDMEVLEIADMSKHPSDFDGKIEMSKSDIEGATCPGFSTEQETEETGSALWDIFRREDVPQLEQYLRNHANEFRHTYCSPVEQVVHPIHDQSFYLTLEHKRKLKEEFGVEPWTFVQRLGEAVFIPAGCPHQVRNLKVGIQSHAVDISAAT, encoded by the exons ATGGAACATTCTGCCATTTCTGACCTAAATCTATTG GTGAATATTTTGACACATACAGCAGAAGTAGTTAGTAAAAGTGACAAGCAGCGCTCAGCAATTGCAACCTTAAAAGAAAGGCATAGGGCCCAAGATTGGAAGGAGCGTCTAGATCGAGAGGAGTTAAGTTGTCCAACTGAAAAACTTGTTCATAGCAACGGTGAGGACATGGAGGTCCTAGAAATTGCAGATATGAGCAAGCATCCATCTGATTTTGATGGTAAAATTGAGATGTCAAAAAGTGACATAGAAGGGGCTACTTGTCCTGGTTTCTCCACAGAacaagaaacagaagaaacaggCAGTGCTTTATGGGACATTTTTCGGAGGGAAGATGTTCCTCAATTAGAGCAATATCTTAGAAACCATGCAAACGAATTTAGGCACACCTATTGTTCACCTGTTGAACAG GTTGTCCACCCAATTCATGACCAATCCTTTTATTTAACTTTGGAGCACAAAAGGAAGCTAAAGGAAGAATTTG GTGTTGAACCGTGGACCTTTGTGCAAAGGCTTGGGGAAGCAGTATTTATACCTGCTGGATGCCCGCACCAAGTTAGGAATCTCAAG GTGGGGATTCAATCACATGCAGTGGATATTAGTGCAGCTACTTGA
- the LOC126722733 gene encoding serine/threonine-protein phosphatase 7 long form homolog produces the protein MAAANAGRIDYTQPGPIDDSVLSQQATHRSEAIWNGRDPGSITCRSRSSEFSKQPPMVDDRVRNIITTIGLEGLLWVPGREIDNGLITALVERWRPETHTFHMPHGEVTITLQDVEVLLGLPVDGEAITGSTQKTWVDVCRDFLGFRPVTQNNHKKLDGQRILINRLLEEVANPLPPDAEEDQLHKYARCYILALLGDTIFMDKSGDRVHLMWVQQLEDLHNPRRYSWGSACLAWLYRELCRASEDTSQIGGCLLLLQYWAWARFPYLCPIVERGPPVGAYGPPVRGPLSLKWLWVPNKKNRPAHIFRDRYREQLASMLPDQVVWQPYEAHFDDLPPWCVAGRAVWTATVPLVCFHLVEKHTPDRVVRQFGMIQEIPEAVNTDRVLHGIDLRGKIGVNWMQKHAVHILEWGNRVYRRCEAVLGDMPPEHEYHDWFKRVTRRFIDRPGAVVTLLIEGYVRLLRRHPVGTEDHNDITEVLTAVQAMVRVQPPIPEAPIEEAAMPTGPSTSTAPAGCQSRPPVATPQLLPTPDPSASTPHASASPTIPSSTPHPSPTVTISSPNPHSAPTPTIPSPSPHPAPTPTIPSPSPHLAPTPTIPSPTPHPSPCPTIPPPTPLPCSGSDVRPPTPQSFLQLSPIPSFDLGTPPDMQQEPPSHSSFSTPSSAIDPPHVQAEQAVGLPTEAEGRSKRISKAPPCGTGGHKHGHNVGPEASDEGHARPPPHYTRRRKIQKRYLKA, from the exons aTGGCTGCTGCAAATGCTGGACGCATTGACTATACACAGCCTGGACCCATTGACGACTCGGTGTTGTCACAGCAGGCGACGCATCGGTCCGAAGCTATTTGGAATGGGCGG GATCCAGGGTCCATTACCTGCCGTAGTCGTAGTTCAGAGTTCTCCAAGCAACCTCCAATGGTGGACGACCGAGTGAGGAACATCATCACCACAATTGGTTTGGAGGGACTCCTGTGGGTCCCGGGTAGAGAGATTGACAATGGCCTCATAACGGCCTTAGTGGAGCGATGGCGGCCCGAGACTCACACCTTTCACATGCCACATGGTGAGGTGACCATCACATTGCAGGATGTGGAGGTTCTTCTCGGGCTTCCTGTTGATGGTGAGGCTATAACAGGGAGCACACAAAAAACTTGGGTGGATGTGTGCCGGGACTTCCTTGGCTTTCGACCTGTAACTCAAAACAACCATAAGAAACTTGATGGGCAGAGGATTCTCATCAACCGCCTTTTGGAGGAAGTTGCTAACCCATTGCCGCCTGATGCTGAAGAGGATCAGCTGCATAAGTACGCACGATGCTACATCCTAGCGCTATTGGGGGACACAATATTCATGGACAAATCCGGCGATAGGGTGCATCTAATGTGGGTGCAGCAGTTGGAAGACCTTCACAACCCACGGAGGTACAGTTGGGGAAGTGCTTGCCTTGCATGGTTGTATCGAGAGCTATGCAGGGCAAGCGAGGACACCAGTCAGATTGGTGGGTGCTTGCTGTTGCTCCAGTACTGGGCATGGGCCAGGTTCCCCTATTTGTGCCCGATAGTTGAGCGAGGCCCGCCAGTGGGTGCTTACGGTCCTCCAGTACGTGGTCCACTATCCCTGAA GTGGTTGTGGgtcccaaacaagaaaaataggcCCGCCCACATTTTCAGGGACAGGTATCGCGAGCAACTAGCTTCCATGTTGCCAGACCAG GTGGTGTGGCAGCCATATGAAGCTCATTTTGACGACCTCCCGCCGTGGTGTGTTGCAGGGAGGGCCGTATGGACGGCAACGGTGCCGCTTGTATGTTTCCACCTAGTAGAGAAACATACACCGGATCGTGTTGTTCGTCAATTCGGGATGATCCAAGAAATTCCCGAAGCTGTTAACACTGACAGAGTGCTTCATGGCATTGATTTGAGGGGGAAGATCGGTGTTAATTGGATGCAGAAACATGCTGTGCATATCCTTGAGTGGGGTAATCGCGTTTATCGGCGTTGTGAAGCAGTGCTTGGTGATATGCCTCCAGAGCACGAGTACCACGACTGGTTCAAAAGGGTGACTCGGAGGTTCATCGATAGGCCTGGTGCTGTAGTGACTCTGCTG ATTGAAGGATACGTCCGTTTGTTGAGGCGTCATCCAGTGGGCACGGAGGACCACAATGACATTACTGAGGTGCTGACGGCAGTGCAGGCGATGGTACGTGTCCAACCTCCTATCCCTGAGGCCCCGATTGAGGAGGCAGCTATGCCTACCGGCCCAAGCACGAGCACAGCTCCGGCCGGATGTCAATCCCGTCCGCCTGTTGCTACCCCTCAGCTTCTCCCTACCCCCGATCCCTCTGCATCCACCCCACATGCATCCGCCagccccaccatcccttcatCCACCCCACATCCATCCCCTACCGTCACCATCTCTTCACCCAACCCACATTCAGCTCCTACgcccaccatcccttcacctAGCCCACATCCAGCCCCTACgcccaccatcccttcacctAGCCCACATCTAGCCCCTACgcccaccatcccttcacccaCCCCCCATCCATCTCCTTGCCCCACCATCCCTCCACCCACCCCACTTCCTTGTTCTGGCTCTGACGTCCGTCCACCCACCCCACAGTCATTTCTTCAGCTGTCACCCATTCCATCCTTTGACCTGGGTACCCCACCTGACATGCAGCAGGAGCCACCCTCCCATAGTTCGTTTAGTACCCCTTCTTCAGCCATTGACCCACCCCATGTTCAGGCCGAGCAGGCGGTTGGGTTACCTACAGAGGCTGAAGGTCGGTCTAAACGCATATCAAAGGCACCTCCGTGTGGGACAGGGGGGCACAAACATGGACACAATGTTGGCCCCGAGGCATCTGACGAAGGACATGCAAGACCTCCTCCTCATTATACGAGACGGCGTAAGATTCAAAAAAGGTATCTGAAAGCTTAA
- the LOC126724278 gene encoding uncharacterized protein LOC126724278 produces the protein MMLRRKLKTLTDLKRKIMDELKLNPAWYDIKIIYRYPQEVLHERINYGYMAIKEDKHVKMMFNRIQKMSQVNAAELYVSLEASVDNSTEVVQETSTALQFTTLDNGCTTMGGYAMGGYTLPSQDYVANTGETLYSQETHLEEEDEDEDEDHAANDNINNDDMDQYEERIEQGDFENDVDEHEVVPNFEEENMEYHDEGDADDDDIGVQHDTDTTIGYRAPADSFYANTWEDMVDPSLLQIPFLCTWQDGMHFCKGLTFANKAAVKRALIIYAAKDNRNFSIQRSSTTQLCAACVDDNCKWYVGAYMKSKLNGLWMVTSYVGPHSCIPFGLRRDGRMMDSNFVTSEIVGRLRKKHTATIDELWEIIRTKYDHELSYYKVWDAKQKAIAKIFGDWEESYQRLRKLLLAYLDQDSGTQYSYHTIPKPLEGTTLLRYVYWAFAPCIAAFQYCRPVISIDGTYLYGKYKGVLMIAMATDANQKVLPIAFAVVDKESGASWGWFLECLRTSIERVIENKDICIISDRHKGIKCAIREWPRGQDGRERVYHRYCLRHVASNFNTHFDNPTLKALALKAGYATHDAKFVSIMQTIKEAEINLLRGVDPTDRRIIRYMPYTYLMSEDVDKWTQSHDGGRRYGAMTTNISECFNGVLKGARGLPIAAMVEFTFFKLVAYFHDRHKQITSDLSRGKVWSDYAMEIYNKNEQKIAGHTLRNYNHAEGIYQVVTPYNDHRAGGGNHSHDVRIFDRTCGCGKCQNLKIPCSHAIKVLKGLHLDAPSYIDPCYSLNNAILTYSHNFVVPKSESLWTDVRGPRWVPDPQLLRAKGRPTMSRIRNEMDGVRRERGSRREDPELREIQPRQRCRVCHQEGHNRRCCPNSHGASTSGSAMN, from the coding sequence ATGATGTTACGTCGTAAGTTGAAGACGTTGActgatttgaagaggaaaataatggACGAATTGAAATTGAACCCTGCTTGGTATGACATCAAGATTATTTATCGTTACCCACAAGAAGTTCTTCATGAACGGATAAATTACGGGTATATGGCGATTAAAGAAGATAAACATGTAAAGATGATGTTTAATAGGATCCAGAAAATGTCCCAAGTAAATGCTGCTGAGTTGTATGTAAGTTTGGAGGCGAGTGTAGACAACAGTACTGAGGTGGTGCAAGAAACATCTACGGCTTTACAATTTACAACCCTAGATAATGGATGCACTACAATGGGAGGGTATGCAATGGGAGGTTATACGCTCCCATCTCAAGATTATGTTGCAAATACTGGTGAAACCCTCTACTCTCAAGAGACACATTTAGAggaggaagacgaagacgaagacgaagatcaTGCTGCGAATGATAACATAAATAATGATGATATGGATCAGTACGAAGAGAGGATTGAGCAAGGTGACTTTGAGAACGATGTGGATGAGCATGAAGTCGTTCCtaattttgaagaggaaaatatggagtaccatgatgaaggtgatgcagatgatgatgatattggtGTCCAGCATGATACAGATACGACCATTGGCTACAGAGCTCCTGCGGACTCATTCTACGCAAATACTTGGGAAGATATGGTTGATCCTTCACTTCTTCAGATAccatttctttgtacttggcaagatgggatgcatttttgtaaagggttgacttttgcaaataaagCTGCGGTGAAGCGTGCATTGATAATATACGCAGCAAAGGATAATAGAAATTTCTCCATCCAAAGGTCGAGCACAACTCAATTGTGCGCCGCATGCGTTGACGACAACTGCAAGTGGTACGTTGGGGCATACATGAAGTCTAAATTGAATGGTCTGTGGATGGTCACGTCTTATGTGGGTCCACACAGTTGTATACCCTTTGGGCTGCGAAGAGACGGTAGAATGATGGATTCTAATTTTGTTACATCAGAAATTGTGGGAAGATTGCGAAAAAAGCACACTGCTACTATTGATGAGCTTTGGGAGATCATACGTACTAAGTATGATCATgagctttcttactataaagTATGGGACGCAAAACAGAAGGCAATTGCTAAGATTTTTGGGGATTGGGAGGAGTCTTACCAAAGGTTGCGAAAGTTGTTGTTGGCATACTTGGATCAGGATTCGGGTACCCAGTATAGCTATCACACCATACCTAAGCCATTAGAAGGTACTACGTTACTGCGCTATGTATATTGGGCATTCGCTCCATGCATTGCTGCATTCCAGTATTGCAGGCCAGTGATCAGTATTGATGGAACTTATTTATATGGTAAATACAAAGGGGTATTGATGATTGCAATGGCAACAGATGCTAATCAAAAGGTTTTGCCTATCGCCTTTGCTGTTGTGGATAAGGAGTCAGGGGCtagttgggggtggtttttAGAGTGTCTCAGGACTTCGATAGAGCGTGTTATTGAAAACAAGGACATTTGCATTATTTCTGACCGACATAAAGGTATCAAATGCGCCATTCGAGAGTGGCCTAGAGGGCAAGACGGAAGAGAACGGGTATATCATcgatattgccttcgacatgttgctagcaacttcaacacacACTTTGATAACCCGACTCTAAAGGCATTGGCCTTGAAAGCTGGATATGCGACTCATGATGCTAAATTTGTGTCCATAATGCAAACCATTAAAGAGGCCGAGATTAATTTACTGAGGGGTGTAGACCCTACTGATCGCCGGATTATACGTTATATGCCATACACATATCTAATGAGTGAGGATGTAGACAAATGGACCCAGTCACATGATGGTGGAAGACGTTacggggcaatgacaaccaatatcTCTGAGTGCTTTAATGGGGTTCTTAAAGGTGCCCGCGGTTTGCCCATTGCTGCAATGGTTGAGTtcactttttttaaacttgttgcATATTTCCACGATCGACATAAACAAATTACTTCTGATCTCTCTCGAGGTAAGGTGTGGAGTGATTATGCAATGGAGATCTATAACAAAAATGAGCAGAAAATTGCAGGACACACTCTGAGGAATTATAATCATGCAGAGGGTATATATCAAGTGGTTACCCCGTATAACGACCATAGAGCTGGAGGGGGAAATCACAGTCATGATGTGCGCATATTTGATAGAACATGTGGTTGTGGAAAGTGCCAAAACTTGaagatcccttgttcacatgcaattaaagttCTTAAAGGTCTGCATCTCGATGCGCCCAGCTATATTGACCCATGTTACAGTCTGAACAACGCCATTCTCACATATTCACATAattttgtggtgccaaagtcAGAGTCATTATGGACAGACGTTCGCGGACCACGGTGGGTGCCTGACCCACAATTGTTGCGGGCCAAAGGTCGTCCTACGATGTCAAgaataaggaatgaaatggatggGGTACGACGAGAACGGGGAAGCCGGAGGGAAGATCCGGAGTTGAGGGAGATTCAACCGAGGCAACGATGTAGAGTGTGTCATCAAGAGGGGCATAACCGTAGATGCTGTCCCAATTCCCATGGGGCTTCGACAAGTGGTAGTGCTATGAACTAG
- the LOC126724306 gene encoding acyl-CoA-binding domain-containing protein 4-like, producing MEATVGACNIPEPNSWKVVEHTKWKSWSGLGNTSPTEAMRLFVKILEEDDPSWYSRASNFVAEPIVDVQMNHNSKVEPVVENGNSFPETKTISTENGSLTETQDKDIVVEGLGSVAMYDQWIAPPISGQRPKARYEHAAAVVQDKMYIYGGNHNGRYLNDIHVLDLRSWTWSKIEAKSGAESLESPSPVTFAPCAGHSLIPWENKLLSIAGHTKDPAESIQGISQYHLPIKKSQYHLLPFDLFEFVNFVEISYL from the exons ATGGAG GCGACAGTTGGAGCTTGTAACATACCGGAACCTAATTCTTGGAAAGTTGTTGAGCATACCAAATGGAAGAG CTGGAGCGGGCTTGGAAACACGTCTCCCACAGAAGCTATGCGTCTCTTTGTGAAAATATTGGAG GAAGATGATCCAAGTTGGTATTCAAGAGCTTCTAACTTTGTTGCAGAGCCTATAGTAGATGTGCAAATGAAT CATAATTCAAAAGTTGAGCCAGTGGTTGAGAATGGGAATTCGTTTCCTGAGACAAAGACTATTTCCACTGAAAATGGGAGCCTGACAGAAACTCAGGATAAAGATATTGTTGTGGAAGGCCTTGGCTCAGTTGCCATGTATGATCAATGGATTGCACCTCCAATATCTGGTCAACGCCCAAAAGCCCGATATgag CATGCTGCAGCAGTTGTGCAAGACAAGATGTACATATATGGCGGAAACCACAATGGTCGTTACCTTAATGATATTCAt GTACTGGATTTGAGAAGTTGGACTTGGTCAAAGATTGAGGCAAAGTCTGGGGCTGAGTCCCTGGAGTCACCGTCTCCAGTAACGTTTGCTCCTTGTGCTGGTCATTCCTTG ATACCATGGGAGAATAAGCTTCTGTCTATTGCTGGACATACAAAGGATCCAGCTGAAAGTATACAAGGTATAAGTCAATATcatttacctatcaaaaaaagtcAATATCATTTACTGCCTTTTGATTTATTTGAGTTTGTGAACTTTGTGGAAATATCGTACTTATAA